The following coding sequences are from one Pseudostreptobacillus hongkongensis window:
- the rho gene encoding transcription termination factor Rho: MQEEIIELSELINYNLTTLRKLAKELKIANYSTLPKMDLLNLLCFTLASKQGLIYSYGELDIINETFGFLRNTPQGKDVYVSNSQIKKFALRQGDIIVGEVREPVKDETNYGLLKLVYVNGETSETSRNRPMFDELIPSYPIERLKLGNGTTSSRIIDLISPIGKGQRGLIVAPPKAGKTTILSSLANDILKYNDDVQVWIILIDERPEEVTDIKENVKNAEIFAATFDENTHIHINLTEKVLVAAKREIEKGKNIVILMDSLTRLARSYNIEMPSSGKILSGGIDPKSLYMPKRFLGAARKIKNGGSLTILSTALIETGSRMDEVIFEEFKGTGNMELVLDRALQQLRLFPAVDINKSGTRREELLYSKKEFEDVLKLRKFLLKLNEAEALKFLIDLIKKYPNNEELLENIDFEIQE; this comes from the coding sequence ATGCAAGAAGAAATAATAGAATTATCTGAACTTATAAACTATAATCTTACAACACTTAGAAAATTAGCAAAAGAATTGAAAATAGCTAATTATTCTACTTTACCTAAAATGGATTTACTTAATTTACTTTGTTTTACTTTAGCATCTAAACAAGGACTAATTTATTCTTATGGAGAATTAGACATAATAAATGAAACATTTGGTTTTTTAAGAAATACTCCTCAAGGAAAAGATGTTTATGTTTCAAATTCTCAAATTAAAAAGTTTGCCTTAAGACAAGGAGATATAATAGTTGGAGAAGTTAGAGAACCTGTTAAAGATGAAACTAATTATGGATTATTAAAATTAGTTTATGTAAATGGAGAAACAAGTGAAACAAGTAGAAATCGTCCTATGTTTGATGAATTAATACCTTCTTATCCTATAGAAAGATTAAAACTTGGTAATGGAACTACATCATCTAGAATTATAGATTTGATCTCCCCTATTGGAAAAGGACAAAGAGGATTAATAGTAGCACCTCCTAAAGCTGGTAAAACTACTATACTATCATCACTTGCAAATGATATTTTAAAATACAATGATGACGTACAAGTTTGGATAATACTTATAGATGAAAGACCAGAAGAAGTTACAGATATTAAAGAAAATGTAAAAAATGCTGAAATATTTGCTGCTACATTTGATGAAAATACACATATTCATATAAACTTAACAGAAAAAGTATTAGTTGCAGCTAAAAGAGAAATAGAAAAAGGGAAAAATATAGTTATACTAATGGATAGTCTTACAAGACTTGCAAGATCATATAATATAGAAATGCCTTCAAGTGGTAAAATACTTTCAGGTGGTATAGATCCAAAATCTCTATATATGCCTAAAAGATTCCTTGGTGCTGCAAGAAAAATTAAAAACGGTGGTAGTTTAACTATACTTTCAACTGCATTAATAGAAACAGGAAGTAGAATGGATGAAGTAATATTTGAAGAATTCAAAGGTACTGGTAATATGGAGCTTGTACTTGATAGAGCTCTTCAACAATTAAGATTATTCCCTGCTGTAGATATAAACAAAAGTGGAACAAGACGTGAAGAATTACTTTATTCAAAAAAAGAATTTGAAGATGTATTAAAATTAAGAAAATTTTTACTAAAACTTAATGAAGCTGAAGCTCTTAAGTTTTTAATTGACCTTATAAAAAAATACCCAAATAATGAAGAATTATTAGAAAATATAGATTTTGAAATTCAAGAATAA
- a CDS encoding HPr family phosphocarrier protein: MAKVVTIINETGIHTRPGSVIVKKAKEFKEDGTQIMLSYNGKEAKADSLVKILSLGIKKDAEVTVTATGPSAEKAEEEMGNLLATLVD, translated from the coding sequence ATGGCAAAAGTAGTTACAATTATTAACGAAACTGGAATACATACTAGACCAGGTTCAGTTATAGTTAAAAAAGCTAAAGAATTTAAAGAAGATGGAACACAAATCATGTTATCATATAATGGTAAAGAAGCAAAAGCTGATTCATTAGTAAAGATTTTATCTCTAGGAATTAAAAAAGATGCTGAAGTTACAGTTACTGCAACAGGTCCAAGTGCTGAAAAAGCTGAAGAAGAAATGGGTAACTTACTTGCAACTTTAGTAGATTAA
- the panF gene encoding sodium/pantothenate symporter encodes MNSIFDKLEIIIPLIIYLVITFYVAYYVNKDSKNKGFIEEYYLGSRTMGGFVLAMTIVATYISASSFISGPSVAYQKGLSWVLLACIQTPLIFLTLGVLGKKIAIISRKLNAVTVMDIIRARYKNDFLVLLLSLLMVVFLIVSVVGQFVGGARLIESVIGIDYKIALAIFAFSVIFYTSFGGFKAASVNDAVQGLIMMLATLVLFGMMIYKFGGMSNITQAVKSIDPNLLTPNSGGAISKPFIMSFWILVGIGVLGVPSTTVRAMGFKDSKALHKAMIIGTFVVGFLLIGMHLVGFMGRAFEPNIDVSDKLIPTLALKNLNPILAGIFIGGPLAAIMSTVDSVLILISSSIVKDIYINYINPKETEKNLKRISLGVSFIIGVLTFILSLNQSDLIVWINLFAFSGQEVLFFVPIVLGLYWRKGNAKGAIVSVVLGFITLITMTQFKISLWGLHNIVPSLSVAIIIYVIVSIFTKQEENDKLDIFFE; translated from the coding sequence ATGAATAGTATATTTGATAAATTAGAAATTATAATACCTTTAATAATTTATTTAGTTATAACTTTTTATGTAGCCTATTACGTTAATAAAGATAGTAAAAATAAAGGGTTTATAGAGGAATATTATTTAGGAAGTAGAACTATGGGTGGTTTTGTATTGGCAATGACTATAGTTGCAACATATATATCAGCATCTTCATTTATTAGTGGTCCATCAGTTGCATATCAAAAAGGACTTTCTTGGGTTTTACTTGCATGTATACAAACACCATTAATATTTCTTACACTAGGAGTGTTAGGAAAGAAAATAGCTATTATTTCTAGAAAATTAAATGCTGTAACAGTTATGGATATAATAAGAGCGAGATATAAAAATGATTTTTTAGTTTTACTTTTATCTTTACTTATGGTTGTATTTTTAATTGTATCAGTAGTAGGTCAATTTGTAGGTGGTGCAAGACTTATAGAAAGTGTTATAGGAATAGATTATAAAATAGCTTTAGCTATATTTGCTTTTTCTGTAATATTTTATACTAGTTTTGGTGGATTTAAAGCAGCTTCAGTAAATGATGCAGTTCAAGGATTAATTATGATGCTTGCAACATTGGTATTATTTGGTATGATGATATATAAGTTTGGGGGTATGTCTAATATTACTCAAGCGGTAAAAAGTATAGATCCTAATTTACTTACACCTAATTCAGGGGGTGCTATTTCTAAACCCTTTATAATGTCGTTTTGGATATTAGTTGGTATAGGAGTTTTAGGAGTACCTTCAACTACAGTTAGGGCTATGGGATTTAAAGATAGTAAGGCTTTACATAAAGCTATGATAATAGGTACATTTGTTGTAGGATTTTTACTTATAGGAATGCACCTTGTAGGATTTATGGGACGTGCTTTTGAACCTAATATTGATGTAAGTGATAAACTTATACCAACACTTGCACTTAAGAATTTAAATCCTATACTTGCAGGAATATTTATAGGTGGTCCTCTTGCAGCTATTATGTCTACTGTAGATTCAGTTTTAATATTGATATCATCATCTATAGTTAAGGATATATATATAAATTATATTAATCCTAAAGAAACAGAAAAGAACTTAAAAAGAATATCACTAGGAGTTTCTTTCATAATAGGGGTATTAACATTTATTTTATCTTTAAATCAATCAGATTTAATAGTTTGGATTAATTTATTTGCATTTTCAGGACAAGAAGTACTATTTTTTGTACCTATAGTATTAGGACTTTATTGGAGAAAAGGTAATGCAAAAGGGGCTATAGTTTCTGTTGTTTTAGGATTTATAACATTGATTACTATGACTCAATTTAAGATATCTTTATGGGGATTACATAATATAGTTCCATCTTTAAGTGTTGCTATAATTATATATGTTATAGTGTCAATTTTTACTAAACAAGAAGAAAATGATAAATTAGATATATTTTTTGAATAA
- a CDS encoding YhdT family protein produces MKKQINKEALISIILYFMYFLWWYYFAYIYPPKNVEEYKYILGLPDWFFYSCIVGFILFNILVIIITKVFFKNIDLDTGDICDE; encoded by the coding sequence ATGAAGAAACAGATTAATAAAGAGGCTTTGATAAGTATTATACTGTATTTTATGTATTTTTTATGGTGGTATTATTTTGCATATATTTATCCGCCTAAAAATGTTGAAGAATATAAATATATATTAGGATTACCTGATTGGTTTTTTTATTCTTGCATAGTTGGATTTATATTATTTAATATTTTAGTTATTATTATTACTAAAGTATTTTTCAAAAACATTGATTTAGATACAGGAGATATATGTGATGAATAG
- a CDS encoding pyridoxal phosphate-dependent aminotransferase: MKLADRVLNMQYSPVRKFVPFADEAKKNGVRIIEFHIGQPDVKTPDSFFNGITKYQEKIVKYANSQGLEDLLNAFVDYYGRYNLNLEKRDIIITNGGSEALQFVMNTICNPGDEVLVPEPYYSNYDSFLRIASANLVPIVTKIEEGYRLPSYEEMKKLITPRTKAILFSNPSNPTGVVLDEREMEDIKRLAREHDIFIISDEVYRQFIYDSANFKSFLAFEDLSDRVIMIDSISKHYSACGARIGVVASRNQELMSQMLKLSQARLSVSTIEQFASASLVRGIDVHIDYVKKEYKKRRDLMFEKLQAIPGVIANKPDAAFYIFASLPVDDTDTFAKWLLTDFRYEGKTIMFAPGNGFYAKEHRQLGQNEVRFSFCGNQLRDIEEGMKLLEIAIREYNEKK, encoded by the coding sequence ATGAAATTAGCAGATAGAGTATTAAATATGCAATATTCACCAGTTAGAAAATTTGTACCTTTTGCAGATGAGGCAAAGAAAAATGGTGTTAGAATTATAGAATTTCATATAGGACAACCAGATGTTAAAACACCTGATTCATTCTTTAATGGAATTACTAAATATCAAGAAAAAATAGTTAAATATGCAAATTCACAAGGATTAGAAGATCTTTTAAATGCATTTGTTGACTATTATGGTAGATATAACTTAAATTTAGAAAAAAGAGATATAATAATAACAAATGGAGGAAGCGAGGCACTTCAATTTGTTATGAATACTATATGTAATCCAGGAGATGAAGTTTTAGTTCCTGAACCATATTATTCAAATTATGATTCATTTTTAAGGATAGCTTCAGCAAATTTAGTTCCAATAGTTACTAAAATTGAGGAGGGTTATAGATTACCATCTTATGAAGAAATGAAAAAATTAATAACTCCTAGGACTAAAGCTATCCTATTTTCAAATCCATCTAATCCAACAGGAGTTGTTTTAGATGAAAGAGAAATGGAAGATATTAAAAGACTTGCAAGAGAACATGATATTTTTATAATATCTGATGAGGTTTATAGACAGTTTATATATGATAGTGCAAACTTTAAATCATTCTTAGCTTTTGAAGATCTTTCAGATAGAGTAATTATGATAGATAGTATTTCAAAACACTATAGTGCATGTGGAGCAAGAATAGGTGTTGTTGCTTCAAGAAATCAAGAGTTAATGTCACAAATGTTAAAACTAAGTCAAGCTAGACTTTCAGTTTCTACGATAGAACAATTTGCTAGTGCATCTCTTGTAAGAGGAATAGATGTACATATAGATTATGTTAAAAAAGAGTATAAGAAAAGAAGAGATTTAATGTTTGAAAAACTTCAAGCTATACCTGGAGTAATAGCAAATAAGCCAGATGCAGCTTTCTATATTTTTGCTTCTCTTCCTGTAGATGATACAGATACTTTTGCAAAATGGTTATTAACAGACTTTAGATATGAAGGTAAAACTATAATGTTTGCACCAGGGAATGGGTTTTATGCTAAAGAACATAGACAATTAGGGCAAAATGAAGTTAGATTTTCTTTCTGTGGAAATCAATTAAGAGATATAGAAGAAGGAATGAAATTATTAGAAATTGCTATTAGGGAATATAATGAAAAGAAATAA
- a CDS encoding YoaK family protein, giving the protein MKTDNVTELRRVAFLLTIIGGILEIFSYKLKGGVFATAITGNIVLMVYHAKNLSFEEVLKYLLPISCFITGVSISEILKLKAEKLDMKYWRNIIILFEIIVFIIIPYIASDRLVAALISLVSGMQVQAFRRVYGKAYMSTMCTGNTRLLIESIINKRHHDIRIYSFVITGFVTGVILGDILISLFNNFAIYFCALILIVVTWIINRKIKN; this is encoded by the coding sequence ATGAAGACAGATAATGTTACTGAACTTAGAAGAGTTGCCTTCTTATTAACAATTATAGGAGGTATATTAGAAATATTTTCATATAAACTTAAAGGTGGAGTTTTTGCAACAGCTATAACAGGTAATATAGTTCTTATGGTATATCATGCAAAAAATTTATCTTTTGAGGAGGTTCTTAAATATTTACTACCTATATCGTGTTTTATAACAGGAGTAAGTATATCTGAAATTTTAAAGTTAAAAGCTGAAAAATTAGATATGAAATATTGGAGAAATATAATAATATTATTTGAAATAATTGTTTTTATAATCATACCCTATATAGCATCAGATAGATTAGTTGCAGCCCTTATATCACTTGTATCAGGGATGCAAGTTCAAGCATTTAGGAGAGTATATGGTAAAGCATATATGTCAACTATGTGTACTGGTAATACGAGATTACTTATAGAATCTATTATTAATAAAAGACATCACGATATAAGGATATATTCATTTGTAATAACCGGATTTGTAACAGGAGTAATTTTAGGAGATATATTAATAAGTTTATTTAATAATTTTGCAATATATTTCTGTGCTTTGATATTAATAGTGGTTACATGGATTATAAATAGGAAGATTAAAAATTAA
- a CDS encoding nucleoside 2-deoxyribosyltransferase: MKVYLAGSLFNEAEVAQRLKEGQILRENVKGIDLFNPIEQPFNENKQTLPTPIDIFDGDTNAVLAADVVLLDMTNEDPGVMVELGIAVANNKKIIAVNSDIRLKSANKYDIPSYAMNHYVLGAILKYGVLVHSFAEAVEELKKYEDR, from the coding sequence ATGAAAGTATATTTAGCAGGAAGTTTATTTAATGAAGCAGAAGTTGCTCAAAGATTAAAAGAAGGACAAATTTTAAGAGAAAATGTAAAAGGTATAGATTTATTTAATCCTATTGAACAACCGTTTAATGAGAATAAGCAAACATTACCTACACCTATAGATATATTTGATGGTGATACAAATGCAGTACTTGCAGCAGATGTTGTATTACTTGATATGACTAATGAAGACCCAGGGGTTATGGTTGAATTAGGTATTGCAGTAGCAAATAATAAAAAAATTATAGCAGTTAACTCAGATATTAGATTAAAATCAGCAAATAAATATGATATACCTAGCTATGCTATGAATCACTATGTATTAGGAGCTATATTAAAATATGGTGTTTTAGTACATTCTTTTGCAGAAGCTGTTGAAGAGTTAAAAAAGTATGAAGACAGATAA
- a CDS encoding DUF1361 domain-containing protein: protein MNKIFKKYTMITLIYFLLVVIFYPKYYFLIWNVFIAYIPFFLSFGFGKLKYKILEYINMFIVLIFWPNSIYIFTDLIHISVMRFYKKTDTVTYIMNFNNWIRLSLIFIAVLVAVKLSYYTVHNYVKNKKNKKNKYTIYAVLSLISGLAVFVGRFGRLNSWYLFQNPIQITMTVLSHMKVENIKYMLFFALIQFIVLLIEEEC, encoded by the coding sequence ATGAATAAAATATTTAAGAAATACACAATGATTACCTTAATTTATTTTTTATTAGTTGTTATATTTTATCCTAAATATTATTTTTTGATATGGAATGTATTTATAGCATATATACCCTTTTTCCTAAGTTTTGGTTTTGGTAAATTAAAGTATAAGATATTAGAGTATATAAATATGTTTATAGTGTTAATATTTTGGCCTAATTCAATATACATATTTACAGATTTGATACACATATCTGTTATGAGATTTTATAAAAAAACAGATACCGTAACATATATTATGAATTTTAATAATTGGATTAGACTATCACTTATATTTATTGCTGTATTAGTTGCAGTTAAACTTAGTTATTATACTGTACATAATTATGTTAAAAATAAGAAAAATAAGAAAAATAAATATACCATATATGCAGTTTTAAGTTTAATTAGTGGACTTGCAGTATTTGTTGGTAGATTTGGAAGATTAAATTCATGGTATTTATTCCAAAATCCTATACAGATAACAATGACAGTATTATCTCATATGAAGGTAGAAAATATTAAATATATGCTGTTTTTTGCTCTGATTCAATTTATAGTATTGCTTATAGAAGAAGAGTGTTAA
- a CDS encoding ABC transporter ATP-binding protein: MFENNKLLRFARYLKYTKKEYIIGILAIIIGIVTEILGVKIISKLFDLEFLTNHKDELFKYIMILGTIYLILRLIDVIKDYARRYYFSKTSQIMYKKLQEEVYDHIQKLPIKYFDNIPAGSVLSRLVSDVNAIRKFFESTFVLMIIVVLKIVIIYGILLFINVKLAIFILLYIPLIYVIQKIYTKLSVKYYGIYRKVDSKLQGNTNETFQNLEIIKVFNKEEDVYNNWKEMSGNRLKSANKSELVNSFLMFKLFEFIELIIKITIILYYVYSLYYNLNLIKSAEVVMFLFYVSSILGEIMQLTSQISQYNKAKVSAMNLSEILDLEIEKNTGTRILDNFEGVIKFENVGFSYNDKEQVLKGISFEVGKNQTIAFVGHTGSGKSTIMNLLIKFYENQTGNIYVSGENLKELDNEYLRSNISIVMQDSFLFEGTLLTNISEDREKTKKALEIVGADHILSERGLDAEVTVNGDNFSTGEKQLISFARALAKDPKILILDEATANIDSQTEKIIQRGIEALKEGRTTLIIAHRLSTIRNADKIIVLDKGNIVESGNHEELVALNGVYKKMLERDMNNE, translated from the coding sequence ATGTTTGAGAATAATAAATTACTTAGATTTGCAAGATACCTTAAATATACTAAAAAAGAGTATATTATAGGGATTTTAGCTATCATAATAGGTATAGTTACAGAAATACTTGGGGTTAAAATAATTTCTAAATTGTTTGATTTAGAATTTTTAACAAATCATAAAGATGAATTATTTAAGTATATTATGATATTAGGTACTATATACTTAATATTAAGATTAATAGATGTTATAAAAGACTATGCTAGAAGATATTATTTTAGTAAGACATCTCAGATAATGTATAAAAAATTACAAGAAGAAGTCTATGATCATATACAGAAATTACCTATAAAATATTTTGATAATATACCTGCAGGTTCTGTACTTTCAAGGTTAGTTAGTGATGTTAATGCTATACGTAAGTTTTTTGAATCAACTTTTGTTCTTATGATAATAGTAGTTTTAAAGATAGTTATAATATACGGTATATTATTATTTATCAATGTTAAACTAGCTATATTTATCTTATTATATATACCTTTAATATATGTAATTCAAAAAATATATACTAAACTTTCAGTTAAGTATTATGGTATATATAGAAAGGTAGATTCTAAATTACAAGGAAATACTAATGAAACATTTCAGAATTTAGAAATTATTAAAGTATTTAATAAAGAAGAAGATGTGTATAATAACTGGAAAGAAATGTCAGGAAATCGTTTAAAAAGTGCTAATAAATCAGAACTTGTAAATTCATTTTTGATGTTTAAGTTATTTGAGTTTATAGAATTAATAATTAAAATAACGATAATACTTTATTATGTTTACTCACTTTATTATAACTTAAATTTAATAAAATCAGCCGAAGTTGTAATGTTTTTATTTTATGTTTCAAGTATATTAGGTGAAATTATGCAGCTTACTTCCCAAATTTCTCAGTATAATAAGGCAAAGGTATCAGCTATGAATTTATCTGAAATTTTAGATCTTGAAATAGAAAAAAATACAGGGACTAGAATACTTGATAATTTTGAAGGGGTTATAAAATTTGAAAACGTAGGGTTTTCATATAACGATAAAGAACAGGTATTAAAAGGTATAAGTTTTGAAGTTGGTAAAAATCAAACAATAGCTTTTGTAGGTCATACCGGAAGTGGTAAGTCAACTATAATGAATTTACTTATTAAATTTTATGAAAATCAAACTGGTAATATATATGTAAGTGGAGAAAATTTAAAAGAATTAGATAATGAATATTTAAGATCTAATATTTCTATTGTTATGCAAGATTCATTTTTATTTGAAGGTACATTACTTACAAATATATCAGAAGATAGAGAAAAAACAAAAAAAGCATTAGAAATAGTTGGAGCTGATCATATATTATCTGAGCGTGGATTAGATGCTGAAGTTACAGTAAATGGTGATAATTTCTCAACAGGAGAAAAACAATTAATATCATTTGCAAGAGCCCTAGCTAAAGATCCTAAAATATTAATTCTTGATGAGGCAACAGCTAATATTGATAGTCAGACAGAAAAAATTATACAACGTGGGATAGAAGCGTTAAAAGAAGGAAGAACAACTTTAATTATAGCTCATAGATTATCAACTATAAGAAATGCTGATAAGATTATAGTTTTAGATAAAGGAAATATAGTTGAAAGTGGTAACCATGAAGAACTTGTGGCTCTTAATGGGGTTTATAAAAAAATGTTAGAAAGGGATATGAATAATGAATAA
- a CDS encoding ABC transporter ATP-binding protein, with product MLRKIFFKDKWRLLLVIILFIFQGLFAVLPFDFFGSILDGINSGTLSYRELMIKICFMVLSALFLYLFSAFAEYVVFIGYHIVCNDVEEMMIKKVLKQTPVFYEKFSIGEIMGRITNDIYSYVAPFFGFGYHCIGMGIVQNLIVFIFVTSKIGFTFALLINLPYLIQVFHSIINKHRFEKLYKDMMSKFDLISENILENIRGIRINRAYNMYGGLRKQYVKDLDKYSKSSFVYNYVTSVWETTSIMAVSASYLVLIIYGFYLYSQGLATFGSLIGVSLVMALMPWPYSTLSFLILMLNELKLGTTRINHILEEPDVMVEKANGEILKFSDKIEFKGYSFTYPNGTSVLHDINLVITKGEMVGIMGKTGSGKTTLIKQLLRLYDTDSGIYIDGKDIREYSIKSLRDNFSYASQEYFIFSKTIRENILFGRNLEDKLEYSLEFSDLAKDVEKFEKGLETMVGENGVSLSGGQKQRLGIARAVIEDKEITIFDDSLSALDTNTEKNIIANMNKYRKGKTNIIVSHRISSVINADKIVILNGGKIENIGTHNELLETSSWYKELYDYQMRKEGLENV from the coding sequence ATGTTGAGAAAGATATTTTTTAAGGATAAATGGAGACTTTTGTTAGTTATTATTCTTTTCATTTTTCAAGGTCTTTTTGCAGTTTTACCTTTTGACTTTTTTGGATCAATTTTAGATGGTATAAATAGTGGAACTTTGAGTTATAGAGAACTAATGATTAAAATATGTTTTATGGTGCTTTCAGCATTATTTCTATATTTATTTTCTGCCTTTGCAGAATATGTTGTATTTATAGGATATCATATAGTGTGTAATGATGTAGAAGAAATGATGATAAAAAAGGTTCTTAAACAAACACCTGTATTTTATGAAAAATTTAGTATAGGTGAGATAATGGGTAGAATAACAAATGATATATATAGTTATGTTGCACCTTTTTTTGGTTTTGGATATCACTGTATAGGTATGGGAATAGTTCAAAATTTAATAGTTTTCATATTTGTTACAAGTAAAATAGGATTTACATTTGCATTATTAATAAATTTACCTTATTTAATTCAGGTTTTCCATTCAATAATAAATAAACATAGATTTGAAAAGTTATATAAAGATATGATGTCTAAGTTTGATTTAATATCAGAAAATATTTTAGAAAATATTAGAGGAATAAGAATAAATAGAGCATACAATATGTATGGTGGGTTAAGAAAACAATATGTAAAAGATTTAGATAAATATTCTAAAAGCTCTTTTGTATATAACTATGTTACATCAGTTTGGGAAACTACAAGTATTATGGCAGTTTCAGCTTCTTATTTAGTATTAATAATATATGGTTTTTATCTATATTCTCAAGGGCTTGCAACATTTGGATCTCTTATTGGAGTATCTTTAGTTATGGCTTTAATGCCTTGGCCTTATTCAACTTTATCATTTTTAATTTTAATGTTAAATGAATTAAAACTTGGGACAACAAGAATTAATCATATATTAGAAGAACCAGATGTAATGGTAGAAAAAGCAAATGGAGAAATTTTAAAATTTTCAGATAAGATAGAATTTAAAGGATATAGTTTTACATATCCTAATGGAACTAGTGTTTTACATGATATTAATTTGGTTATAACTAAAGGGGAAATGGTTGGTATAATGGGTAAAACAGGTAGTGGTAAAACTACTTTAATAAAACAATTACTAAGACTTTATGATACTGATTCTGGAATATATATAGACGGTAAAGATATTAGAGAGTATAGTATTAAAAGTTTAAGAGATAATTTTTCTTATGCTTCACAAGAATATTTTATATTTTCAAAAACTATTAGAGAAAATATATTGTTTGGAAGAAATTTAGAAGATAAATTAGAATATAGTTTAGAATTTTCTGATTTAGCAAAGGATGTAGAAAAATTTGAAAAAGGTTTAGAAACTATGGTTGGTGAAAATGGAGTTTCTTTATCAGGGGGACAAAAACAAAGATTAGGTATAGCAAGGGCTGTAATAGAAGATAAAGAAATAACTATATTTGATGATTCCCTTTCAGCATTAGATACAAATACTGAAAAAAATATTATAGCTAATATGAATAAGTATAGAAAGGGTAAGACAAATATTATTGTTTCTCATAGAATTTCTAGTGTTATTAATGCTGATAAAATAGTTATACTTAATGGTGGGAAAATAGAAAATATTGGTACGCATAATGAACTTTTAGAAACTTCAAGTTGGTACAAAGAACTATATGATTATCAAATGAGAAAAGAGGGTCTTGAAAATGTTTGA
- a CDS encoding PTS transporter subunit IIC, producing the protein MSERISAKDFTMRVLNGTAVGIVVALIPNAVLGGLFKYLGANYHPIFLTLAAVCANIQWIIAPMIGFLVGLQFKFNPMKSAIISAAAWIGSGALVAQAPVDGKVFYAIGLGDLINVMLVCAIAVYVTQLLGEKLGSLTIVLQPIIVGAGVGFLGLLMLPYVKLISQAIGGGINSFTTLQPIIMCVLIAMSFAVLIISPISTVAIGIAIGLMGLASGAANIGVSATAAVLVVGSFKVNKAGVTLAVGLGGMKMMMPNLVKNPIMLLPVLTTAFFSGLGVRFLNIMGDSVSAGFGFVGLVGPIKAMAEYTNMGISSATGLVYILIGYVLIPFGVAILSHILYTKVLKIYSSDIYLFNN; encoded by the coding sequence ATGTCAGAAAGAATAAGTGCAAAAGATTTTACTATGAGAGTTTTAAATGGAACAGCTGTAGGTATAGTTGTTGCTTTAATACCAAATGCAGTATTAGGGGGATTATTTAAATATTTAGGAGCAAATTATCATCCAATATTTTTAACACTTGCAGCAGTGTGTGCGAATATTCAATGGATTATAGCTCCAATGATAGGATTCTTAGTAGGTTTACAATTTAAATTTAATCCAATGAAATCAGCTATTATATCAGCTGCAGCTTGGATAGGTTCAGGAGCTTTAGTTGCTCAAGCACCAGTTGATGGTAAAGTGTTTTATGCAATAGGTCTAGGAGACTTAATTAACGTAATGCTTGTTTGTGCTATTGCAGTTTATGTTACTCAATTATTAGGTGAAAAATTAGGTTCATTAACTATAGTTTTACAACCAATAATAGTTGGTGCAGGAGTTGGGTTCTTAGGATTATTAATGCTACCTTATGTTAAATTAATTTCTCAAGCAATAGGAGGAGGAATTAACTCATTTACTACATTACAACCAATTATAATGTGTGTATTAATAGCTATGTCATTTGCAGTATTAATAATTTCACCTATATCAACAGTTGCTATAGGTATTGCAATAGGATTAATGGGACTTGCCAGTGGGGCTGCAAACATAGGAGTTTCAGCAACAGCAGCAGTTTTAGTTGTAGGTTCATTTAAAGTAAATAAAGCAGGAGTTACTCTTGCAGTTGGTCTTGGTGGTATGAAAATGATGATGCCTAATCTTGTTAAAAATCCAATAATGTTATTACCAGTTTTAACTACAGCTTTCTTTAGTGGTTTAGGTGTAAGATTCTTAAACATCATGGGAGATAGCGTAAGTGCTGGGTTTGGATTTGTAGGACTTGTAGGACCAATAAAAGCTATGGCTGAATATACAAATATGGGTATTTCAAGTGCAACTGGATTAGTATACATTCTTATAGGATATGTATTAATACCATTTGGAGTAGCAATACTTTCACATATACTTTATACTAAAGTATTGAAAATATATTCTTCAGATATCTACTTATTTAATAACTAA